Proteins from a genomic interval of Fodinicurvata sp. EGI_FJ10296:
- the ade gene encoding adenine deaminase, producing MDKESLKRVVRVARGYEPADLVIRNTRFLDVISGDLVEGDIAVVEDRIVGTCDQYKGRRELDGRDLIAVPGFIDTHVHCESSLVTPMEFDRCILQRGTTTAICDPHEIANVLGIEGIDYFLEAARHTLMDLRVQLSSCVPATAFETAGAELDAAALVSRRGHDKALGLAEFMNFPGLLNGDDGVMEKLAAFQDGHIDGHSPLLRGKDLNAYLACGVRTCHETTGIDEAREKLRKGMHVLIRDGSVSKDVHALAPLISADTSPLLGFCTDDRNPLDIAEEGHIDHLIRTAIELGAPVRDAYRTASWSAAQAFGLRDRGLIAPGKRADIVLVSDLETCSVRHVIAAGQPVMPESFQRDAGPAPVGMQSVRLDKVDAPAMSTPADGPTGSVIGIVPGRIITEHLTATLPFRDGCRHADTGQDLLKICVFERHGRNGNVGRGFVRGFGLSGGALASSVGHDSHNICVVGADDGDMAVAVNRLIDLGGGFAAVRDGQVVADLPLPIAGLMSDRPFEEVEAALRRLRDAVRDMGCALSEPFLQLAFLPLPVIPHLKITDMGLFDVDRFELI from the coding sequence ATGGACAAAGAGTCGCTGAAACGGGTCGTGCGGGTCGCTCGCGGCTACGAACCGGCCGATCTGGTAATCCGCAACACCCGGTTTCTTGACGTCATATCCGGCGATCTGGTCGAGGGTGATATTGCAGTCGTCGAAGATCGAATCGTCGGCACCTGCGACCAGTACAAGGGACGGCGCGAACTGGACGGTCGCGACCTGATCGCCGTTCCCGGCTTCATCGATACCCACGTCCATTGCGAAAGCTCGCTGGTCACGCCGATGGAGTTCGACCGCTGCATCCTGCAACGGGGCACGACGACGGCGATCTGCGATCCGCACGAGATCGCCAACGTGCTGGGAATCGAGGGCATCGATTATTTCCTGGAAGCCGCCCGTCACACACTGATGGATCTTCGGGTTCAACTGTCGTCCTGCGTTCCGGCGACCGCCTTCGAAACCGCCGGCGCCGAACTGGATGCTGCCGCACTGGTGTCGCGTCGGGGACACGACAAGGCCCTCGGCCTGGCGGAGTTCATGAACTTCCCCGGCCTGCTGAACGGCGACGACGGGGTGATGGAGAAGCTGGCGGCGTTTCAGGACGGCCATATCGACGGTCACAGTCCGCTTCTTCGCGGAAAGGACCTGAACGCCTATCTGGCGTGCGGTGTGCGCACCTGTCACGAAACCACCGGTATCGACGAGGCGCGGGAGAAACTGCGCAAGGGCATGCATGTCCTGATCCGCGACGGCAGCGTTTCCAAGGACGTCCACGCGCTGGCGCCGCTGATTTCCGCCGACACGTCGCCACTTCTGGGTTTTTGCACCGACGATCGCAACCCGCTCGACATTGCCGAAGAAGGCCATATCGATCATCTGATCCGTACCGCCATCGAACTGGGCGCGCCGGTGCGCGATGCCTATCGCACGGCGTCGTGGTCGGCGGCCCAGGCATTCGGCCTGCGCGATCGCGGTCTGATTGCGCCGGGCAAACGCGCGGACATCGTCCTGGTGTCGGATCTGGAAACATGCAGCGTCCGGCACGTCATCGCCGCCGGCCAGCCGGTAATGCCGGAAAGCTTTCAGCGCGACGCGGGACCGGCGCCGGTCGGCATGCAGTCCGTGCGTCTGGACAAGGTCGATGCCCCGGCCATGTCCACGCCGGCCGACGGCCCGACGGGATCGGTCATCGGCATCGTTCCCGGCCGCATCATCACCGAGCATCTGACCGCAACACTGCCTTTCCGCGATGGATGCCGGCATGCCGATACCGGTCAGGACCTGCTGAAGATCTGCGTGTTCGAGCGCCATGGCCGCAACGGGAATGTCGGTCGTGGCTTCGTGCGCGGGTTCGGATTGTCGGGCGGGGCGTTGGCGTCGTCGGTCGGGCATGACAGCCACAATATTTGCGTCGTGGGCGCCGACGACGGCGACATGGCGGTTGCCGTCAATCGACTGATCGATCTGGGCGGCGGCTTTGCGGCCGTCCGGGACGGGCAGGTGGTGGCCGACCTGCCATTGCCGATCGCCGGCCTGATGTCGGACCGGCCGTTCGAGGAAGTCGAGGCTGCGCTTCGACGGCTGCGTGATGCCGTCCGCGACATGGGCTGCGCGTTGTCGGAACCGTTCCTGCAACTGGCGTTCCTGCCACTGCCGGTTATCCCGCATCTGAAGATCACCGACATGGGCCTGTTCGACGTCGACCGGTTCGAACTGATCTGA